A stretch of the Symmachiella macrocystis genome encodes the following:
- a CDS encoding DUF1553 domain-containing protein, with the protein MALRMIRCSSWACLLLVQLTTVTHAADQVPDFEAEIAPLLIKRCVECHQGSNPSGNLVLTGEEGLRKGGDNGAVIDGESPEESFLLLRVHEGEMPPAIKGIPQKLPAEEVRLLERWVAAKAPWPKGRTLDWFERTNEVRAGRDWWSLQPIRRPNVPQLKTKPQPANPIDAFVLARLEQVDMVPAPPADKRTLLRRLYYDLIGLPPTQTQIEKFEADDSPTAWETAVDELLASPHYGERWARYWLDLARYADTSGYERDQEKPFAWKYRDWVVDALNHDMPYNQFVVEQLAGDELPDRNERSVIATGFLRLGTWNDEPNEPLDYQYDRLEDMVHTTSSAFLGMTVKCARCHSHKFDPITQEDYYRMGATFWAGPIAARSRKFVGGPSPEELEVNDVLGWTDLGAKPRPLYRLLKGEREQPLEEVTPASLSMVEELEYDFDPPAADAKTTGRRLQLARWMTHPDHPLTARVLVNRLWLHHFGEGIVRSPNNFGFLADPPTHPQLLDWLAAEFQSGGWTIKRMHRLILTSQTWQQSSLHPQYADYEVRDSGNRFWWRAERQRLDAEALRDSMLATTGELDLRLGGPGFRPSISAEALEGLSMKSSAWQASPQQEQLRRSLYMFSKRGLLPPMMTTFDFCDVTQSCGQRDVTTVPTQALALMNNRFVHDRSETLARSIAAKTDDPSEQAQQLWSRVLERNPTSVEMKMAVKHLADQSRRFAALRREEAEQAKQQKLTQHEDLRESLVLHLKADSGISVDAEGRVSQWKDQSGHEHHATAAEKEQQPRLDSDGFAGRPVVVLDGQGRFLKLNGAVLDLQEFTILAVVNDQGETGHREIISNWNGAAGNAGTSLFLGLTDKDTVRFCDVFSIAGKIVDQRNPFVLTALNGEDRSAVFFNGGEILSRNGSLPPRNLSTAWVIGQQGNINGEYWNGGMAEIRVYARALSDAERESVERAMLTEYKIPSAIPAAKKLLPPETLALASLAHVLLNSNEFLYVD; encoded by the coding sequence AGAGTTTTCTGCTTTTGCGCGTTCACGAAGGAGAAATGCCGCCGGCCATTAAGGGAATCCCACAGAAACTGCCGGCCGAGGAAGTGCGCCTGCTTGAACGTTGGGTTGCCGCTAAGGCGCCTTGGCCGAAAGGACGGACGTTGGATTGGTTTGAACGGACCAACGAGGTTCGTGCGGGACGCGACTGGTGGTCGCTGCAGCCGATCCGCCGCCCGAATGTGCCGCAGCTGAAAACAAAACCGCAACCAGCAAATCCCATCGATGCGTTTGTTCTCGCGCGACTTGAACAGGTGGATATGGTGCCCGCTCCCCCGGCGGACAAACGGACGTTGTTGCGGCGACTGTACTACGACCTCATCGGTCTACCACCCACGCAAACGCAGATCGAAAAATTTGAAGCGGACGATTCACCGACAGCATGGGAAACGGCCGTCGATGAACTTCTGGCTTCGCCGCATTACGGGGAACGCTGGGCGCGATATTGGTTGGATTTGGCTCGCTATGCCGACACTAGTGGCTATGAGCGCGATCAGGAAAAGCCGTTTGCTTGGAAGTATCGCGATTGGGTTGTTGATGCGCTCAATCACGATATGCCGTATAACCAGTTTGTCGTCGAGCAATTGGCGGGGGACGAATTGCCCGATCGCAACGAACGGTCGGTGATTGCCACCGGATTTCTTCGCCTGGGAACCTGGAACGATGAACCCAACGAGCCGCTGGATTATCAATACGACCGTTTGGAGGACATGGTGCACACGACCTCCTCAGCGTTTTTGGGGATGACGGTGAAGTGTGCCCGTTGCCATTCCCATAAGTTCGATCCCATCACTCAAGAAGATTACTACCGAATGGGCGCTACTTTCTGGGCGGGGCCGATTGCCGCGCGGAGCCGCAAGTTTGTGGGGGGGCCGAGTCCCGAGGAATTGGAAGTGAACGACGTACTTGGTTGGACCGATCTGGGAGCGAAACCGCGTCCGCTGTATCGTCTCCTGAAAGGCGAACGGGAGCAGCCGCTGGAAGAAGTGACACCGGCATCGTTATCGATGGTTGAGGAGCTGGAATATGATTTCGATCCGCCGGCAGCCGACGCGAAAACAACCGGACGCCGTTTGCAGTTGGCGCGTTGGATGACACACCCCGACCATCCGTTGACGGCACGGGTGCTTGTCAATCGGTTGTGGTTGCATCACTTTGGGGAAGGGATCGTTCGTTCGCCGAACAACTTCGGTTTCTTGGCCGATCCGCCGACGCATCCGCAATTGTTGGATTGGTTGGCAGCGGAATTTCAAAGCGGCGGTTGGACGATAAAACGCATGCACCGCTTGATTCTGACATCCCAAACCTGGCAGCAGTCATCGCTGCATCCCCAGTATGCTGACTACGAAGTGAGAGATAGCGGCAATCGATTCTGGTGGCGGGCGGAGCGGCAGCGGTTGGATGCGGAGGCGCTACGGGATTCGATGTTGGCAACGACCGGGGAGTTGGATCTGCGGTTGGGCGGCCCAGGTTTTCGGCCATCAATCAGTGCTGAGGCCTTGGAAGGGCTTTCGATGAAGTCGAGCGCCTGGCAGGCCTCGCCTCAACAGGAACAACTGCGGCGCAGCTTGTACATGTTCTCGAAACGGGGCCTACTGCCGCCGATGATGACGACCTTTGATTTTTGCGATGTGACTCAATCCTGCGGGCAGCGCGACGTCACAACCGTCCCGACCCAGGCGTTGGCACTGATGAATAATCGGTTTGTGCATGATCGCAGTGAAACGTTGGCGCGGTCGATTGCCGCCAAGACGGATGATCCCAGCGAACAGGCGCAGCAGCTGTGGTCGCGCGTCTTAGAACGCAATCCGACCAGTGTTGAAATGAAAATGGCGGTGAAACATCTCGCGGATCAGTCGCGCCGCTTTGCAGCACTGCGACGTGAGGAGGCGGAACAGGCCAAGCAGCAGAAGCTGACACAGCACGAAGATTTACGAGAATCATTGGTGCTGCACTTAAAGGCCGACAGCGGCATTTCCGTCGATGCGGAGGGACGCGTTTCGCAATGGAAGGACCAGTCGGGACACGAACACCATGCCACAGCTGCTGAGAAAGAGCAACAACCCCGTTTGGACAGTGACGGGTTCGCCGGACGCCCCGTTGTAGTGTTAGACGGTCAGGGGAGATTTCTCAAGCTCAACGGAGCGGTGCTGGATCTGCAAGAATTCACAATCCTTGCGGTGGTCAATGATCAGGGGGAAACTGGGCATCGGGAAATCATCTCCAATTGGAACGGCGCAGCCGGCAACGCCGGGACGTCGTTGTTTTTGGGACTTACGGATAAGGACACCGTAAGATTTTGCGATGTGTTTTCCATTGCAGGGAAAATCGTCGATCAGCGTAATCCGTTCGTACTCACCGCGCTCAATGGAGAGGACCGGTCGGCCGTCTTTTTTAATGGCGGCGAAATTCTCTCGCGTAATGGTTCCTTACCGCCGCGAAATCTCTCGACGGCGTGGGTGATTGGCCAGCAGGGGAACATTAACGGCGAATACTGGAACGGCGGGATGGCGGAAATCCGTGTTTATGCGCGGGCGTTGTCCGACGCGGAACGGGAGTCCGTCGAACGCGCGATGCTGACGGAGTATAAAATCCCCTCGGCTATACCGGCTGCGAAAAAGTTGCTTCCCCCCGAAACGCTGGCGCTTGCGTCGCTGGCACATGTGCTGTTGAACTCCAACGAATTCCTCTATGTTGATTGA